The genomic window TATTCTATCTTGTGGAGGTCGTCTATTTCTTCCTTCAAAAACAAAATCTTTTTTATCTATTATGGTATTGAACGCAGAATAATATATTTCTCTTATATTACCTTCTAATGCCATTAGTACTTCAGTTTTATCACATTCTTCTATGTTATCTGCTAATGCATTTATTTTTTCTATTTGTTCATTTACTTCTTTACCTCTGTTATTATAGTATTTTAAAACTTCTAGCATATTAGATACTGCCCCTTGAACAATTAACCTAGATATATTCATACGTTTATTATAATCTAGATAATATTCTGCCTGTCTTAATATCATATAACCGGAATTTAGATGTTCTCTAGGATAAAAAGAACCAACATAATATCCATAATTATTTAGAAAATGAAGTATTATTTCTTTTTGACTTAGGTATTCTAAAAACCTTTTGTTTAGACTTACTTCTCCAAATATTATTATTTCTTTAACATCTTCTACTGGTATATATTTTTTACCTTCTGCTCCATCAAAGTATATGGTATTATCTTTACGTTTGAATTCACCATCATTAAAGACATATATTGTTTTTTTCAAGATGTAATCACCATCCTTTATGACCAGCAAAATTCATTATAAGCACAGTTATAACAAAGTTTTATTTTTTTAGCTGAAGGAGCTTTTGTTTCAGCTACTATTTTTTTTATATTGGTAATCGCTTTATTTATCTCCTTTTCATCAACATCTTTTAACTCTATTTCTAATTTGTCTTTTTCTTCTGGAAATAGCAGTTCTCCTTTAGCCTCTATACCCATTTCTTTTAATTGTAAAAGGTAAAATTGCAGTTGTCTTTTTGCACTTTCTATATATTTTGAACTTTTTTTAACTTCCCCTACTATTACTTTATCTCCTTTGGTTTTTATTAAATCGATTTTTGCATTTCCTAAATCTATTTCTTTTTTTTCTCGGTTATATGTATTTTCACTTATTATTCTACCTATACGAATATTTTCATTATCTTGATCAGGAAATAATTGATGAGCTAAAAGCCATACTTGTCTATGACATATGTAGTAATACCAAATATATGTTCCAGTAACCTGAAAATCCATTTTATCACCTCTTTACTAAGTTAAAAATATAGCTCATAATCCTCTTTTCCTAGGTGATGGGCTAGTCCTGTTTCCCATGAGTATAAGTCTTTATCTATTAATAAATGTATAGGTAGGTCTTTGTTGCTTACGCTTAAAGAAAGTAGTATTTTAGGAGTTACTG from Candidatus Syntrophocurvum alkaliphilum includes these protein-coding regions:
- the cas1b gene encoding type I-B CRISPR-associated endonuclease Cas1b, whose product is MKKTIYVFNDGEFKRKDNTIYFDGAEGKKYIPVEDVKEIIIFGEVSLNKRFLEYLSQKEIILHFLNNYGYYVGSFYPREHLNSGYMILRQAEYYLDYNKRMNISRLIVQGAVSNMLEVLKYYNNRGKEVNEQIEKINALADNIEECDKTEVLMALEGNIREIYYSAFNTIIDKKDFVFEGRNRRPPQDRINALISFGNTLVYTAVLSEIYKTHLDPRIGFLHTTNFRRFTLNLDIAEIFKPILVDRLIFSLLAKNMLRQTHFEKKLNGILMNEKGRKIFVENWEEKLRTTIKHRDLGREVSYRRIIRMELYKLEKHLMGEKDFTPFVSRW
- the cas4 gene encoding CRISPR-associated protein Cas4 encodes the protein MDFQVTGTYIWYYYICHRQVWLLAHQLFPDQDNENIRIGRIISENTYNREKKEIDLGNAKIDLIKTKGDKVIVGEVKKSSKYIESAKRQLQFYLLQLKEMGIEAKGELLFPEEKDKLEIELKDVDEKEINKAITNIKKIVAETKAPSAKKIKLCYNCAYNEFCWS